From a region of the Thermus caldilimi genome:
- a CDS encoding AAA family ATPase — protein sequence MFFTRIQRALLGRVLLREETLRLSLATLLSGGHLLLEDVPGTGKTTFAKALARVLGLSFSRIQMTPDLLPQDLTGVYLYREGNLVWQKGPIFTQVLLVDELNRATPRTQSALLEAMGEGQVTLEGKSHPLPEPFFVLATQNPVEEEGTYPLPVAQRDRFTARLSLGYPDEKALLQALKEKEPLEGLEAVTQGEEILALRQEVRRVGVAEEVLDYLLALASWLRNREEVRLGPSPRALVQVERLAQALAFLEGRTFTIPEDIKEAFRAAIPHRLLLRLEAELSGASPEGLVAEALRAVPAPVEKA from the coding sequence ATGTTCTTCACCCGCATCCAAAGGGCCCTTTTGGGCCGGGTCCTCCTGAGGGAGGAAACCCTCAGACTTTCCCTGGCCACCCTGCTTTCCGGGGGTCACCTCCTCCTAGAGGACGTGCCCGGCACGGGGAAGACCACCTTCGCCAAGGCCTTGGCCCGGGTGTTGGGCCTTTCCTTTAGCCGCATCCAGATGACCCCGGACCTCCTGCCCCAGGACCTCACCGGGGTCTATCTCTACCGGGAAGGAAACCTGGTATGGCAAAAGGGGCCCATCTTCACCCAGGTCCTTTTGGTGGACGAGCTCAATCGGGCCACCCCCAGGACCCAGTCCGCCCTCCTCGAGGCCATGGGGGAAGGCCAGGTGACCCTGGAGGGGAAGAGCCACCCTTTGCCCGAGCCCTTCTTTGTCCTGGCCACGCAAAACCCGGTGGAGGAGGAGGGCACCTACCCCCTGCCCGTGGCCCAGCGGGACCGCTTCACCGCCCGGCTTTCCCTGGGCTACCCCGATGAAAAGGCCCTCCTCCAGGCCCTGAAGGAGAAGGAACCCCTGGAGGGTCTGGAAGCCGTTACTCAGGGGGAAGAGATCCTGGCCCTGCGCCAGGAGGTGCGCCGGGTGGGGGTGGCAGAGGAGGTGCTGGACTACCTTCTGGCCTTGGCCAGCTGGCTTAGAAACCGGGAGGAGGTGCGGCTTGGCCCCTCCCCTAGGGCCCTTGTGCAGGTGGAGCGCCTGGCCCAGGCCCTGGCCTTCCTGGAAGGACGCACCTTTACTATACCCGAAGACATCAAGGAGGCCTTCCGGGCTGCCATCCCCCACCGCCTTCTCCTCAGGCTGGAAGCGGAGCTTTCCGGAGCCAGCCCAGAAGGGCTGGTGGCGGAAGCCCTTAGGGCGGTTCCAGCCCCGGTGGAGAAAGCCTAG
- a CDS encoding DUF4129 domain-containing protein has product MGRVFYPQGFLWLPFLPGLLHAFTLPFPTWLQGWALTSGLLLLYGLFLATKARPFSSLFLLPLALGLGPWGLFLLGLLHGFSLLEEAHRRAQERGEGFWTPSSTLWIPGILGLLLAGLAFLPLRLPSLPLPALTPPSLQASPEAKPKPREEVAYQAPKEGFSPWVAFLNRALVYAQPLALFLLLLALVPLLGRGERLPYRGLHLLPLLLALLAGGLFLLYLGTLGNGESAWETTSSAPTPALSQESGPKETVPGPRRLGEVGMALAGLSALVTLGLLSLLAFLVWRHREGGRPEADQEFEAKSLRSFREVLPQDRVRRAYFQALKALKVSGLPRLASEGPLEYLERVSALLPGLREPLLGLTRLYLPVRYGGKAGEEEAERAEAFLKDILRLCSSPASKGPFWAGSS; this is encoded by the coding sequence TTGGGAAGGGTCTTTTACCCCCAGGGTTTCCTGTGGCTCCCTTTTCTTCCCGGCCTCCTCCACGCCTTCACCCTCCCTTTCCCCACTTGGCTCCAGGGGTGGGCCCTGACCTCTGGGCTTCTCCTCCTCTACGGCCTTTTCCTGGCCACCAAGGCCCGGCCCTTTTCCAGCCTCTTCCTCCTTCCTTTAGCCCTTGGGCTTGGGCCGTGGGGCCTCTTCCTCCTGGGCCTCCTACACGGGTTCAGCCTCCTCGAGGAGGCCCATAGGCGGGCCCAGGAACGGGGGGAAGGGTTCTGGACTCCTTCTTCCACCCTATGGATCCCAGGGATTCTGGGCCTTCTGCTGGCAGGCCTGGCCTTTCTTCCCCTCCGCCTCCCCTCCCTTCCCCTACCCGCCCTAACTCCCCCTAGCCTTCAGGCTTCCCCGGAAGCGAAACCCAAGCCCAGAGAGGAGGTAGCCTACCAGGCTCCCAAGGAGGGGTTTTCCCCCTGGGTGGCCTTCCTCAACCGGGCCTTGGTCTATGCCCAGCCCCTGGCCCTATTCCTGCTTCTTCTGGCTCTTGTGCCCCTTCTGGGCCGGGGGGAAAGGCTTCCCTACCGAGGGCTTCATCTTTTGCCCCTCTTGCTGGCCCTTTTGGCCGGGGGCCTTTTCCTCCTCTACCTGGGCACCCTGGGGAATGGGGAAAGCGCGTGGGAAACCACCTCCTCGGCCCCTACCCCCGCCCTTTCCCAGGAGAGCGGTCCAAAGGAGACCGTACCGGGGCCCAGGAGGCTAGGCGAGGTGGGAATGGCCCTGGCGGGGCTCTCCGCCCTGGTCACCCTAGGTCTTCTTTCCCTCCTGGCCTTCCTGGTTTGGCGCCACCGGGAAGGGGGAAGGCCGGAGGCCGATCAGGAGTTTGAAGCCAAGTCCCTTAGGTCTTTCCGGGAAGTCCTTCCCCAAGACCGGGTGCGGCGAGCCTACTTCCAAGCCCTGAAGGCCCTAAAGGTCTCTGGCCTCCCCCGCCTGGCCTCCGAGGGACCCTTGGAGTACCTGGAAAGGGTTTCCGCCCTTCTCCCGGGGCTTAGGGAACCCCTTTTGGGGCTCACCCGGCTCTACCTGCCCGTGCGCTACGGGGGAAAGGCTGGGGAGGAGGAAGCGGAAAGGGCGGAAGCTTTCTTGAAGGATATCCTTAGGCTATGTTCTTCACCCGCATCCAAAGGGCCCTTTTGGGCCGGGTCCTCCTGA
- a CDS encoding TrmH family RNA methyltransferase, which yields MRIQSPANPKVKALAALKERRERERAGLFLVEGRREVERALKAGLHLETLLLGPKATLEDQALAGQAPILELSQEALARVSVRENPPSVIGVFRMPHKTLKEVRLPQNPLVLVLLGLEKPGNLGAILRSADGAGVDLVLVAEGVDLYSPQVIRNSTGVVFSLPVFPVAEEEAARFLEEKGLFLVAATPRGEKVYWEEGYQKGVAFLLGAEDQGLSQAWLDRAGVRVRIPMRGVADSLNVSVSAALLLYEALRQRVSG from the coding sequence ATGCGCATCCAAAGCCCCGCTAACCCCAAGGTGAAGGCCCTGGCTGCCCTTAAAGAGCGCCGGGAACGGGAACGGGCGGGCCTCTTCCTAGTGGAGGGGCGGCGGGAGGTGGAACGGGCCCTAAAAGCGGGCCTCCACCTGGAAACCCTGCTCCTTGGCCCCAAGGCCACCCTCGAGGATCAGGCCTTGGCAGGCCAAGCCCCCATCCTAGAGCTTTCCCAGGAGGCTTTGGCGCGGGTTTCCGTGCGGGAAAACCCCCCTTCCGTCATCGGGGTCTTCCGCATGCCCCATAAAACCCTAAAGGAGGTCCGGCTCCCGCAAAACCCGCTGGTCCTGGTCCTTCTCGGCCTGGAGAAACCCGGCAACCTAGGAGCCATCCTGCGCTCTGCAGATGGGGCAGGGGTGGACCTGGTCCTGGTGGCGGAAGGGGTGGACCTCTATAGCCCCCAGGTGATCAGGAACTCCACGGGGGTGGTCTTCTCCTTGCCGGTCTTTCCCGTGGCCGAGGAGGAAGCAGCCCGCTTCTTGGAAGAAAAGGGACTTTTCCTAGTGGCGGCCACCCCCAGAGGAGAAAAGGTTTACTGGGAAGAGGGCTATCAAAAGGGAGTGGCCTTCCTCCTGGGTGCCGAAGACCAAGGCCTTTCCCAGGCCTGGCTGGACCGGGCGGGGGTGCGGGTGCGCATCCCCATGCGGGGGGTGGCGGATAGCCTCAACGTTTCCGTGAGCGCCGCCCTCCTCCTCTACGAGGCCCTGCGCCAAAGGGTCTCGGGATAG
- a CDS encoding GNAT family N-acetyltransferase, whose amino-acid sequence MGYVPPPMPQHGLEEGPVLLKDGRTAFLRRAGPKDLPLFVEFLRRLSPESLRMRFFSPISPEKAAELLLSAKPEEEKVTLIVLAGDPPRMVATGEYVRLKGEDTAEVAFLVDDAFQGKGLGTLLLERLALIAAKRGVRRFQAFVLAENQKMLNVFMESGFQVRAYRDSGEIEVEFEILLEEKVAERFEWREKVSTLASLHPLFFPKGVAVVGASRDPESIGYRTLENLIFGRFQGPVYPVNEAIGKEGGTVGPLLAYPRVEGIPGPVDLAVIAVPKERVWEALEASGRRGVRAAIVLTTGFTEKEARELADKARRHGMRLLGPGSLGMVHTHPDARLAAGLAPLPKPGPLAISSQSGTLGRAVMAYAEGMGLGISSFVSLGAKADISSNDLLQFWEEDERTRVILLYLESFGNPRRFSRLARRIGKKKPILAVHPSRDPLVRALFAQTGVIRANSLEEAFDVAALLALGRLPENNRVRLISNASGPSNLALEALREGGLFVEHVDLGSTAKAEGFARALEEALESEAGSVFLLFVPMGFASEEEFLALVEKAKGKKLLLACVMGSPGVRARVMGQVALYRFPESAAIALSRAWAYQAWREEPLHFPDFPNLRLEEARRLLEGKKGLSQEEGAALLECFGLPLGKGEGLSLKLTAKPHPLFGPVLTLVLPTPLGDQVLGQRLSPLTQKDAQELVKPLGHGKSPDPGGPLDPTPYQEIVLRLSRLLEELPQVEEVSLELSGPRVTRFEVRLLGNPEPRNRHAHPKPR is encoded by the coding sequence ATGGGCTACGTGCCCCCACCCATGCCTCAACACGGCCTCGAGGAGGGTCCCGTTCTCCTCAAGGACGGGCGCACCGCCTTCCTTAGGCGGGCGGGCCCCAAGGACCTTCCCCTTTTCGTGGAGTTCCTGAGGCGGCTATCCCCGGAATCCTTGCGCATGCGCTTCTTCTCCCCCATCTCCCCGGAGAAGGCGGCGGAACTCCTCCTCTCCGCCAAGCCCGAGGAGGAAAAGGTGACCCTCATCGTCCTGGCGGGGGACCCCCCCAGGATGGTGGCCACGGGGGAGTACGTGCGCCTTAAAGGGGAGGACACCGCCGAGGTGGCCTTTCTGGTGGACGACGCCTTCCAAGGCAAAGGCCTGGGCACCCTCCTTCTGGAGCGCCTGGCCTTGATCGCCGCCAAGCGGGGGGTAAGGCGGTTTCAGGCCTTTGTCTTGGCGGAGAACCAGAAAATGCTGAACGTCTTCATGGAAAGCGGTTTCCAGGTGCGGGCCTACCGGGATAGCGGCGAGATTGAGGTGGAGTTTGAGATCCTCCTGGAGGAAAAGGTGGCGGAGCGCTTTGAGTGGCGGGAGAAGGTTTCCACCCTGGCCAGCCTCCACCCTCTCTTCTTCCCCAAGGGAGTGGCGGTGGTGGGGGCAAGCCGCGACCCCGAAAGCATCGGCTACCGGACCCTGGAAAACCTCATCTTTGGCCGCTTCCAAGGCCCGGTCTACCCGGTGAACGAGGCCATCGGCAAGGAAGGGGGTACGGTGGGGCCCCTTCTCGCCTACCCCAGGGTAGAGGGTATCCCCGGCCCCGTGGACCTGGCGGTGATCGCCGTACCCAAGGAGCGGGTTTGGGAGGCCCTCGAGGCCTCGGGAAGGCGGGGGGTGCGGGCGGCCATCGTCCTCACCACAGGCTTTACGGAAAAGGAGGCCAGGGAACTTGCTGACAAGGCCCGGCGCCACGGGATGCGCCTTTTGGGCCCCGGCTCCTTGGGCATGGTCCACACCCATCCTGATGCCCGTCTGGCGGCAGGCTTGGCTCCCCTTCCCAAGCCGGGACCTTTGGCCATCTCCAGCCAGTCCGGCACCCTGGGCCGGGCGGTCATGGCCTATGCGGAGGGCATGGGACTGGGTATCTCCTCCTTTGTTTCCTTAGGGGCCAAGGCGGACATCTCCTCCAACGACCTTCTGCAGTTCTGGGAGGAGGACGAAAGAACCCGGGTGATCCTCCTCTATTTGGAAAGCTTCGGCAATCCCCGGCGCTTCTCCCGCCTAGCCCGCAGAATCGGCAAGAAAAAGCCCATCCTGGCGGTACACCCTTCCCGGGACCCTCTGGTGCGGGCCCTCTTTGCCCAGACCGGGGTGATCCGGGCCAACAGCCTGGAGGAGGCCTTTGACGTGGCCGCCCTTCTGGCCCTAGGGCGTCTTCCGGAAAACAACCGGGTGCGCCTCATCTCCAATGCCTCCGGCCCCTCCAACCTGGCCCTCGAGGCCCTAAGGGAAGGAGGGCTTTTCGTGGAGCATGTGGACCTGGGCTCCACCGCCAAGGCGGAGGGGTTTGCCCGCGCCCTGGAGGAAGCCCTGGAAAGCGAGGCGGGAAGCGTGTTTCTCCTCTTCGTGCCCATGGGCTTTGCCAGCGAGGAGGAGTTCCTGGCTCTTGTGGAGAAAGCGAAAGGGAAAAAGCTGCTCCTGGCCTGCGTGATGGGCTCCCCCGGGGTGCGGGCCCGGGTTATGGGCCAGGTGGCCCTCTACCGCTTTCCCGAATCGGCGGCCATCGCTTTGAGCCGGGCCTGGGCCTACCAGGCCTGGCGGGAAGAGCCCCTCCACTTCCCCGACTTCCCCAACCTGCGCCTGGAGGAGGCAAGAAGGCTTTTGGAAGGGAAAAAGGGCTTGAGCCAGGAGGAGGGGGCTGCCCTCTTGGAGTGCTTCGGCCTGCCTTTAGGGAAGGGAGAAGGGCTTTCCCTCAAGCTCACCGCCAAACCCCACCCCCTCTTCGGCCCTGTCCTCACCCTGGTCCTCCCCACCCCCCTGGGGGACCAGGTGCTGGGCCAGCGGCTTTCCCCCCTCACCCAGAAGGACGCCCAAGAGCTGGTAAAGCCCCTCGGTCACGGGAAGAGCCCGGATCCTGGGGGTCCTCTCGACCCCACCCCCTACCAGGAAATCGTCCTTAGGCTTTCCCGGCTTTTGGAGGAACTACCCCAGGTGGAAGAGGTTTCCCTGGAGCTTTCCGGACCCCGGGTAACCCGCTTTGAGGTGCGCCTCCTGGGAAACCCCGAACCGAGGAACCGCCATGCGCATCCAAAGCCCCGCTAA
- the pgi gene encoding glucose-6-phosphate isomerase → MLRLDTRFLPDFPQAFKEHGPLLLQAREALLAKRKDPQSMLGWMDLPEDTETLREVRRFREANPWVEDFVLLGIGGSALGPKALEAAFNQSGVRFHYLDHVEPEPVLRLLQRLDPRKTLVNAVSKSGATAETLALLLIFLNWLRANLDEGWRRHLVLTTDPKRGALRALAEREGLLAFPIPENVGGRFSVLSPVGLLPLAFAGVDLEALLMGARKANELALAPLEQSLPLQTALLQHLHRHLPVTVFMVYSERLKYLPAWFVQLHDESLGKRDGEGNRVGTTAVPALGPQDQHAQVQLFREGPLDKLIVLVVPERATEDLILPQVEGLEEAGYLFGKSLYQLLRAEAEATYQALAEAGQGTYALYLSEVSPYTVGWLLQHLMWQTAFLGELWGVNAFDQPGVELGKRLTFALLGRPGYGS, encoded by the coding sequence ATGCTGCGGCTGGATACCCGCTTCCTCCCGGATTTCCCCCAGGCTTTTAAAGAGCACGGGCCCCTCCTTCTTCAGGCCCGAGAGGCCCTTTTGGCCAAGCGGAAGGATCCCCAAAGCATGCTGGGTTGGATGGATCTCCCCGAGGACACGGAAACCCTGAGGGAGGTGCGCCGCTTCCGGGAGGCCAACCCCTGGGTGGAGGACTTTGTCCTTCTAGGCATCGGGGGAAGCGCCTTGGGGCCCAAGGCCCTCGAGGCCGCCTTCAACCAAAGCGGCGTGCGCTTCCACTACCTGGACCACGTGGAGCCCGAGCCCGTGCTTCGGCTCCTTCAGCGCCTAGACCCCCGAAAGACCTTGGTGAACGCGGTTTCTAAATCGGGGGCCACCGCTGAAACCTTGGCCCTCCTCCTCATCTTCCTAAACTGGCTTCGGGCAAACCTAGACGAAGGGTGGCGGCGGCACCTGGTCCTCACCACCGACCCCAAGCGGGGGGCACTAAGGGCCTTGGCGGAAAGGGAGGGCCTCTTGGCCTTTCCCATCCCCGAGAACGTGGGAGGGCGCTTTTCCGTGCTCTCCCCGGTGGGGCTCCTTCCCTTGGCTTTTGCCGGGGTGGACCTGGAGGCCCTCCTCATGGGGGCGAGGAAGGCGAACGAGCTGGCCCTGGCTCCCCTAGAGCAAAGCCTTCCCCTACAAACGGCCCTCCTCCAGCACCTTCACCGCCACCTACCCGTCACCGTCTTCATGGTCTACTCGGAAAGGCTCAAGTACCTTCCCGCCTGGTTCGTCCAGCTCCACGACGAGTCTTTGGGCAAGCGGGATGGGGAGGGCAACCGGGTGGGCACCACGGCGGTGCCTGCCCTGGGCCCCCAGGACCAGCACGCCCAGGTGCAGCTTTTCCGGGAAGGCCCCCTGGACAAGCTCATCGTTCTGGTGGTGCCGGAAAGGGCCACGGAGGACCTCATCCTGCCCCAGGTGGAAGGCCTCGAGGAGGCGGGTTACCTCTTCGGCAAGAGCCTATACCAGCTTCTCCGGGCCGAAGCCGAGGCCACCTACCAGGCCCTGGCCGAAGCGGGGCAGGGAACCTATGCCCTTTACCTCTCGGAGGTTTCTCCCTACACCGTGGGTTGGCTTTTACAGCACCTTATGTGGCAGACCGCTTTCCTGGGGGAGCTTTGGGGGGTAAACGCCTTTGACCAGCCCGGGGTGGAGTTGGGCAAGCGCTTGACCTTCGCCCTTTTGGGACGCCCCGGATATGGGTCCTAG
- the pckA gene encoding phosphoenolpyruvate carboxykinase (ATP), which translates to MDRLEPLGIKPRKQVFWNTVSPILVEHTLARGEGILAHKGPLVVDTTPYTGRSPKDKFVVREPGVEEEIWWGEVNQPFASEAFQALLERVAAYLSDRDLYVQDLYAGADKRHRLAVRVVTESPWHALFARNMFILPRRFPEDDEVEPFAPGFTVIHAPYFLADPSRDGTRSEVFVGISFQRKLVLIVGTRYAGEIKKSIFTVMNYLMPKQGVFPMHASANVGKEGDVAIFFGLSGTGKTTLSTDPERPLIGDDEHGWSEEGVFNFEGGCYAKVIRLSPEHEPLIFRASNHFESILENVVINPESRRVEWDDDTKTENTRASYPLAHLENVVESGMAGHPRAIFFLSADAYGVLPPIARLSPEQAMYYFLSGYTARVAGTERGVTEPKATFSACFGAPFLPMHPGVYARMLGEKIKKHGPKVYLVNTGWTGGPYGVGRRFPLPLTRALLQAALSGALEGVPYRQDPVFGFEVPLEVPGVPKELLDTRETWEDKEAYDRQARKLATLFQENFQKYADGVEEAIRRAGPKVG; encoded by the coding sequence ATGGACCGACTGGAGCCTTTGGGCATCAAACCGAGGAAGCAGGTCTTCTGGAACACGGTTTCTCCCATCCTGGTGGAGCACACCCTGGCCCGGGGCGAGGGGATTCTGGCCCACAAAGGGCCTCTGGTGGTGGACACCACCCCCTACACCGGGAGAAGTCCCAAGGACAAGTTCGTGGTGCGGGAGCCGGGAGTGGAGGAGGAGATCTGGTGGGGTGAGGTGAACCAGCCCTTTGCCTCGGAGGCCTTCCAGGCCCTTCTGGAAAGGGTGGCCGCCTACCTTTCGGACCGCGACCTTTACGTTCAGGACCTGTATGCGGGAGCGGATAAACGCCACCGTCTGGCGGTGCGGGTGGTAACGGAAAGCCCCTGGCATGCCCTTTTTGCCCGCAACATGTTCATCCTTCCGCGCCGTTTTCCCGAGGACGACGAGGTGGAGCCTTTCGCTCCTGGCTTCACCGTGATCCACGCCCCTTACTTCTTGGCCGACCCCAGTCGGGATGGAACCCGGAGCGAGGTGTTCGTGGGCATCAGCTTCCAGAGAAAGCTCGTCCTCATCGTGGGTACCAGGTACGCCGGGGAGATCAAGAAGAGCATCTTCACCGTGATGAACTACCTCATGCCCAAACAGGGAGTCTTCCCCATGCACGCCTCGGCCAACGTGGGGAAGGAGGGGGATGTGGCCATCTTCTTCGGTCTTTCCGGAACGGGCAAGACCACCCTTTCCACCGATCCGGAGAGGCCTCTGATCGGCGACGACGAGCACGGCTGGAGCGAGGAGGGGGTCTTCAACTTTGAAGGGGGATGTTACGCTAAGGTCATCCGCCTCTCGCCGGAGCATGAGCCTCTTATTTTCAGGGCCTCTAACCACTTCGAGTCCATACTGGAAAACGTGGTGATCAATCCGGAAAGTCGCCGGGTGGAGTGGGATGACGACACCAAGACCGAGAACACCCGGGCCTCCTATCCCCTGGCCCATCTGGAAAACGTGGTGGAGTCCGGCATGGCTGGGCACCCCAGGGCCATCTTCTTCCTCTCCGCCGACGCCTACGGGGTCCTGCCCCCCATCGCCCGCCTTTCCCCGGAGCAGGCCATGTACTACTTCCTCTCCGGCTACACCGCTCGGGTGGCGGGCACGGAAAGGGGGGTTACCGAGCCCAAGGCCACCTTCTCCGCCTGCTTCGGGGCGCCCTTTTTGCCCATGCACCCCGGGGTTTACGCGCGGATGCTGGGGGAGAAGATCAAGAAGCACGGCCCTAAGGTATACCTGGTGAACACCGGCTGGACCGGAGGGCCCTATGGGGTGGGCCGGCGTTTCCCCTTGCCCCTCACTCGTGCCCTTTTGCAGGCGGCCTTGAGCGGGGCCCTCGAGGGGGTTCCCTACCGCCAGGATCCCGTCTTCGGCTTTGAGGTCCCCTTGGAGGTTCCCGGGGTGCCCAAGGAGCTTTTGGACACGCGGGAAACCTGGGAGGACAAGGAGGCTTACGATCGCCAGGCCAGGAAGCTAGCCACATTGTTCCAGGAAAACTTCCAGAAGTACGCGGACGGGGTGGAGGAAGCCATACGCCGGGCAGGGCCAAAGGTGGGGTAG
- a CDS encoding heme o synthase, whose translation MSQAWFSRYAWGVLVWNVLVALWGAYVRATGSGAGCGSHWPTCNGEIIPRSPQVETLIEFTHRATSGLAFLSVLFLALLAFRLFPKGHPARLGSGVAFLFMITESLVGASLVLFGWTAHNVSAARAVVQMVHLANTYFLLASLALTAWWASGGAPLRLRGQGAVGAALLLGLLALLFLGMSGAVTALGDLLFPVRNTLEALERSLTPGEHFLVRLRVLHPLIAVSVGLYVVFAGYLIAHLRPSIHTRRFAHALAYLYGVQLLAGLVNVWLKAPVWMQILHLLLAYAVWLVFLLLSAAALARGARRVELGEGTEAAHRGTGGATWKDYLALTKPRVISLLLFTTLLAMLIAAKGWPGTGLFLVVALGGYMMAGAANAINMVVDRDIDARMRRTARRPTVTQRISSKGALLFAFALALLSFLLLWWGANLLTATLALMGLIWYVLVYTLYLKRRTWQNIVIGGAAGAFPPLVGWTAVTGELSLFAWYLFALIFFWTPVHFWALALMIQDDYRAVGVPMLPVVLGERVTVMQIALYAVLTALISLMPLLLGELGLVYFFFSLTLNALLILKSLALYRQPERRTAVSLYKYSMLYLALLFVAMAVDRVL comes from the coding sequence ATGAGTCAAGCTTGGTTTAGCCGTTACGCCTGGGGAGTCTTGGTGTGGAACGTCCTGGTGGCCCTATGGGGGGCTTACGTGCGGGCCACCGGGTCGGGGGCGGGGTGCGGCTCCCACTGGCCCACCTGCAACGGGGAGATCATCCCGAGAAGCCCACAGGTGGAGACCCTCATTGAGTTCACCCACCGGGCCACCTCGGGCCTCGCCTTTCTTTCCGTGCTTTTTTTGGCCCTTCTCGCCTTCCGCCTCTTTCCCAAGGGCCACCCGGCGCGGCTGGGCTCCGGGGTGGCCTTTCTCTTCATGATCACCGAGAGCCTGGTGGGGGCTTCCCTGGTCTTGTTTGGCTGGACAGCCCATAACGTGAGCGCTGCCAGGGCCGTGGTGCAGATGGTGCACCTGGCCAACACCTATTTCCTCCTGGCCTCCCTGGCCCTCACCGCCTGGTGGGCCTCTGGCGGGGCTCCCTTGCGCCTTAGGGGGCAGGGTGCGGTGGGGGCGGCCTTGCTCCTGGGGCTTCTCGCCTTGCTCTTTCTGGGGATGAGCGGGGCGGTGACCGCTTTGGGCGACCTGCTTTTCCCCGTGCGGAATACCCTCGAGGCCCTGGAGCGCTCCTTGACCCCGGGTGAGCACTTCCTGGTGCGCCTCAGGGTGCTCCACCCCCTCATTGCCGTAAGCGTGGGGCTTTACGTGGTCTTTGCCGGTTACCTGATAGCCCATCTCCGGCCTTCTATCCACACCCGCCGCTTTGCCCACGCCCTCGCATACCTTTATGGGGTGCAACTTTTGGCCGGTTTGGTGAACGTCTGGCTCAAGGCCCCAGTCTGGATGCAGATCCTGCACCTTCTTTTGGCCTACGCCGTGTGGCTGGTTTTCCTCCTGCTTTCGGCAGCGGCCTTGGCCAGGGGGGCCAGGCGGGTCGAGCTGGGGGAGGGTACCGAGGCGGCGCACCGGGGCACCGGGGGAGCCACCTGGAAGGACTACTTGGCCCTCACCAAACCCCGGGTGATCAGCCTCCTTCTCTTCACCACCCTTTTGGCCATGCTCATCGCTGCCAAGGGCTGGCCTGGCACGGGCCTCTTCCTGGTGGTGGCCCTGGGGGGTTACATGATGGCGGGAGCGGCCAACGCCATCAACATGGTGGTGGACCGGGATATCGACGCCCGCATGCGCCGCACGGCCAGAAGGCCCACGGTCACGCAGCGCATCTCCAGCAAGGGTGCCCTCCTTTTTGCCTTTGCTCTAGCCCTCCTTTCCTTCCTGCTCCTCTGGTGGGGGGCGAACCTCCTCACGGCTACCCTGGCCCTCATGGGCCTTATCTGGTACGTGCTGGTCTACACCCTCTACCTGAAGCGGCGTACCTGGCAGAACATCGTCATCGGTGGGGCGGCGGGAGCCTTTCCTCCCCTGGTGGGCTGGACGGCGGTAACGGGTGAGCTCAGCCTCTTCGCCTGGTACCTCTTCGCCCTCATCTTCTTCTGGACCCCGGTGCACTTCTGGGCCTTGGCCCTCATGATCCAAGACGACTACCGGGCCGTGGGTGTGCCCATGCTGCCCGTGGTGTTGGGGGAAAGGGTGACGGTGATGCAAATCGCCCTTTATGCCGTGCTCACCGCCTTGATTTCCCTCATGCCCCTCCTTTTGGGGGAACTCGGGCTCGTTTACTTCTTCTTCAGCCTTACCCTTAATGCTTTGCTTATCCTTAAGAGCCTTGCCCTCTACCGCCAGCCCGAGCGAAGGACGGCGGTTTCGCTGTATAAATACTCCATGCTCTACCTGGCCCTCTTGTTCGTGGCCATGGCGGTGGATCGGGTGCTTTAG
- the coxB gene encoding cytochrome c oxidase subunit II, whose translation MKRVVAALSLLGLALAQEGHRVAITHPDSPFNRETNFLLIWVLVFSVLIFGVVAGALAYITWKFRAKPGQEGEPPQFHGNDRLEVVWTVIPILIIFVLFGLTARSLIQVNQLPAGALKVEVTGYQFWWDFNYPELGFRNSNELILPAGVPVVLEITSKDVIHSFWVPGLAGKRDAIPGQKTLLSFTPEKPGNYYGFCAELCGPSHSRMLFRAIVLPKEEFDRFVAAAKNYTPPVANARGQQVFQQNCVACHSVQAKMPPAVIGPELGFVGNRVSLAAGIVDYTPEHLKTWIKDPAAMKPGVKMPGFPQLSEGDLNALVRYLDGLKVEGLDFKALPKF comes from the coding sequence ATGAAAAGAGTTGTAGCGGCGCTCAGTCTTTTAGGTTTGGCCCTGGCCCAGGAGGGCCACAGGGTGGCCATTACCCACCCTGACTCCCCCTTCAACCGGGAGACCAACTTCCTCCTCATCTGGGTCTTGGTCTTCTCCGTCCTGATCTTTGGGGTGGTGGCTGGGGCTCTGGCCTACATCACCTGGAAGTTCCGGGCCAAACCCGGTCAGGAAGGGGAGCCACCCCAGTTCCACGGCAATGACCGGTTGGAGGTGGTCTGGACGGTGATCCCCATCTTGATCATCTTCGTTCTCTTCGGTCTGACGGCCCGGAGCCTCATCCAGGTGAACCAGCTTCCTGCCGGAGCCTTGAAGGTGGAGGTGACGGGCTATCAGTTCTGGTGGGACTTCAATTATCCTGAGCTGGGCTTCCGCAACTCCAACGAGCTCATCCTCCCTGCGGGTGTGCCGGTGGTGCTGGAGATTACCTCTAAGGATGTGATCCACTCCTTCTGGGTGCCAGGGTTGGCGGGAAAGCGGGATGCCATTCCAGGACAAAAGACCCTTCTTTCCTTTACACCTGAAAAGCCGGGGAACTACTACGGTTTCTGCGCCGAGCTTTGCGGTCCAAGCCACTCCCGCATGCTCTTCCGAGCCATCGTGCTGCCCAAAGAAGAGTTTGACCGCTTTGTGGCGGCAGCCAAGAACTACACGCCTCCTGTGGCCAATGCCCGGGGCCAGCAGGTCTTCCAGCAGAACTGCGTGGCGTGCCACTCGGTGCAGGCTAAGATGCCTCCTGCGGTCATCGGGCCGGAGCTGGGCTTCGTGGGCAATCGGGTGAGCCTGGCTGCGGGGATCGTGGACTACACGCCTGAGCACCTGAAGACCTGGATCAAGGACCCCGCTGCCATGAAGCCAGGGGTGAAGATGCCGGGCTTCCCTCAGCTTTCCGAGGGGGACCTGAACGCTTTGGTCCGCTATCTGGATGGGCTTAAGGTGGAGGGTTTGGACTTCAAGGCGTTGCCTAAGTTCTAA